The Enterobacter asburiae genome window below encodes:
- a CDS encoding DNA adenine methylase, translating to MRNKRPAARNIGIDIDQQVIDVWRGGDIPCELIQDDAIAYLSTFPYQGSELVYADPPYVHSTRKRSKIYRHEYSDDDHRRLLQVLAKLPCMVMISGYGNTIYDEMLSGWRCERFNAKTHTNVREECVWMNFDVPDRLHDARYMGSSYRERQTLARRRTRLYDRIERMEPAERNELINWLNATYGLEAV from the coding sequence ATGCGCAACAAACGGCCCGCAGCCCGTAATATTGGAATCGATATTGATCAACAGGTTATTGATGTATGGCGCGGCGGGGATATTCCCTGCGAACTCATTCAGGATGACGCTATAGCGTATCTCAGTACGTTTCCGTATCAGGGTAGTGAGCTAGTTTACGCCGACCCACCCTATGTTCATAGCACGCGTAAACGTAGCAAAATCTATCGTCATGAATATTCAGATGACGATCATCGCCGGCTGCTGCAAGTGCTTGCCAAGTTGCCCTGCATGGTCATGATATCCGGTTACGGAAATACTATCTATGACGAAATGCTCAGCGGATGGCGCTGCGAGCGATTTAACGCCAAGACTCATACGAACGTGCGTGAAGAATGCGTATGGATGAACTTTGATGTTCCTGACAGGTTGCATGACGCGCGATACATGGGCAGCAGTTATCGGGAAAGACAGACTCTGGCCCGCAGACGCACTCGGCTTTATGACCGCATAGAACGAATGGAACCCGCAGAGCGCAACGAACTGATCAACTGGCTGAACGCAACTTATGGTCTGGAGGCTGTATGA